The genome window TAGAGGCAAATGCACAAAAGGATCAGCCCTGCTGAGACACAGCTGCATGCGCTCAGGCCCCCAAGCTCCTGTAAGGTGTAGGTAAGATCTGCTGGCCAGGAGCCAAACACAGTCAGTTCAACCTGAAGCAGGAACACCACAAACCACCAAGACCAAGTTCTGCAGAAGGAAGAGTGGAGAAGGCAGGTGGGCAGTGTCTCTGAGAGTGTCTCAGTTCATTCCATGTGATTCCAGGGCACGCATTCTACATGTCCTGCCAGCTGCTGCAGAAGAGGCTAGAGTCCACAGCCTGTAACCGTGGCCAGCTATATCTTATATGTTCTGAAGAGAAATGCTGTAATTAAAGAGAGGTGAACTGGCTCACAGCAACTGCATAACCACCTACACACAGTGGCCGCGCTGTGTCTACTGGAATGTGTGTGGCTATTAAACTGCTGAGGGAGCGCCTAGGAGATCATCCAGAGAAGCCAGGCCTCGCCAGCCCAATCCTTGAACACACGACCCGTGTGAAGGTTGGTGTGAGCTGAAACACAAGCACCTCTGTACCTGCAGTAGCCATCACAGCCCTGCTTCACCACAGATGGATGCTAGATCCTGGGGAGAACTGGGCCCGAGGCCACGGGGAGTGATACTTGCTGGATACTCTCTCACAAAGAAAACCACGTGTCAGTAAACACAAATCTCGTGCAGGACGGGGACCTCACAAGTGTGAGTTGGAGGCCCCTAAGGTGGGTGACACAGCCCACCTGTGCCACCTAGAGGGGGACGGAAGCCTCATAGTTGTTTAAAGGCATCTGGTGTCAGTAACTCAAAGGAAAGATGCTCACAGACACAACTCTAACAAGAATACCAGGGGCCTGGGGCTTGTCTTCACAGGTAACCAAGTGTCTATGGCTTCAGCTTTCTGCCCTACTGCTGACGTAGGTGATGAGATTCACGACAGGACAGCCTTTAGCTGTTCTCCGAGAGGCCCTGCATGGTCAAGGTCTCTCGGCCAGATCCGGGTCACAGACAGACTGGCCCCTGGGGAGCTCTAGGCCCTTGCTGAGAAGCAGCGCATGTACTCCGTCACCCAGGGGTTCTCTGCAGAGGGGGCCCTCGCTGTCCTGCCCCTCTGCACCTCCACCGAGTGCGCACGCTGCCGCTGAGCAGCCagcttcctcttctcctcctgcctcctgctcctgGCCCGCAGCGCCGACTCGTGAATCTAGGGAGGAGAAACAGCAGTGAGTCCACTCTGCGCTCATCATCAAGAATGCCTGCCAATGGGCCTTCTGCAAACCTGAGCTCCCCCAGGAACACGCACACCAGATGCCTGCGACGCAATGCTGGGCAACAGAAGACTAAACCCTGAGTAGAACCAGGGAGCAGCAGGGTCAGCTCTGCATCTGCTGGGAGGGACCCACCTTCTAAACCAGCACCTGGAAACGCCCAGGGCTTTCACCAGGTGTCACCCTTCAATGGCAAAGCCTGTTAAAATCAGCCCCAGGGACTGAGGTCCTTGGAAAAACAGCCTAGTGGCCTCAAATTTCACTCCCAATGCCAGCATCTGCTGGGCCCAGAGTTCAGGGAAGCTGTGTAGAATGGCCATCAGCGGGCAGCTCCTGTCCTCTCCTGAGCCACCCTGCTCCAGCTGTCACAGCATCAGTGCTGCCAAGGGACTCACCATGAGATGCTTCAGGTCCTGACAGAGCACAGACAGGGCCTCGTCAGAGGACCAGAGGCCCTAGGAGAAAATGCATCCCTCCTGGACAAGCAGGAGAGGGGCCTGGAAGACATCTGGGAAGCAGGCCACCAAGCAGCCCTGGACACCAGCTTGTCGAAGCCAAAGAGAACAGCCTTCACAAGGGCAGCGGCAAGTCCAGGCCTGCTGCACTCCTCTCTGCACCCCTGACCCCTGGGAGCTCTAGAGCCACACAGCCAGGCCCACTCTCCCCTGGTGTGTGTCAGTAAACCCATCAGGTGCCAGCCAACGCCCAGCACAAACCCCTGCTGCCCAAGTAGCGGCATCCAGAGCCTCCTGCTGGTAACCAGCCCTGGTTCTGGGCTTTCCTGACCTCCACCCCACCACAGGATCTTGCAGGCCCAGTGCATCCCAATGGTTTCCAGGGAAGAACAGAAAGGCAGGCCCGCACCTCATGCACCGATGCAGAGGCACAGACGTTGTGGGTCTTCTGGCTTCcggtgtctgtctgtctctctccccaGCCGTAAAGAGCAAATGGgtgcttgttttcttttattttagtggATGATCTTTGGGGGCTTCTGACAGCTTTCCTACTTCCTCTAGCAAATAAGGCACTTGGTTGCTGTCGGGGTTTGACACCAGCGGGTAACCTGTCCGTCTCCTTCACTCTGGTTTGTTGTTCGGGTTTTTCTTCTACATCTTTCACTGGCAGTGCTTTGAAAAAAGGgacaaaacaagagaaaaataccTTGAACCACACTTACGTGCAGTTGCTGTTTGGGCTGCAGCATCATATTTCTTAAGCCAGCGACACTTTAACCAAGGGCTCAACTCCCAAGTTTCACTAGCACAGAAGCACAGAGACATCTGCATAGGACCTTTATCCCatcttaaaataacaaatgtcCCACATTTAACAGGCCTATTCTAGAGCAAGCGGGCCCTGCCTTCTGCGGTGTGGCATCCCCTGACCCTGACAGGTGGAGTGCCATGGCATGGGCCATGGCATGGGCCTCTTCCACCCACTCTAGGCCCCAAAGGCACTGCCTCAGGGAGGATGACTGTCATCTTGGACAGCCACAGAATGCTGGGTTTTAATTACTAGAGCTGCAGGATTGCATctcttttgtagtactggggtctgaaccaggaccttgcacatgctaagctagcactctaccactgagatgcacctcacctttgatttattttgagacagggtcctaaattgcacaggctggccttcaaTTGAAATTCTCTGCCTTGTCTcctaagaagctgggattacCAGCTATTCCTTTTTAATATTCCTGGTCATGGAAATGCTGCTCACCTGCTCTTAGGAGCTGGCTGGCCACCCTGACATGAAGGCCCCTGTCCCCAGTAGGAAGCAGTCTTCATGGCTCTTCACCTGGGTGACAGCTCTGTATTCCCAGTATGAACAGCAAACCACGTAGACTGCTCTGAGGGGCTCCCCAACAGCTGGGGTCAGCTCCAAGGTCTACACAGCCCTAAATTCTGCCAGCAGAACTAGGTAATGGTGGATGTGGCTGCCCAGCCTGAGGAGAATCTGACAGTCCTGGctgtgtgcagtggcacacgtctgtaatcccagctgctcgggaggctgaggcaggaggatctcgaatacaaagccagcttcaacaaaagAAAGGcgttaagcaattcagtgagaccctgtctctaaataaaatacaaaataggactggggatatggctcagtggttgagtgtccctaagttcaatccctggtacctaccccCCTAAAAAAAGTACAGACACCTTCAAAACAGCTCTGATTTCTCCTAGTTACCTTTTAGGattttaccattattttttataaatcccTCCTTCATAATAAAAGGCTCTGCCTGTTTGCCTCCTGCCTCAAGGTAAGCCTGAGGTCCAGGCATTAGTGGACTCCTCCTCCAGAGGCCACAGAACTTGCCTCTCAGTGCCAGCCGTAAGCCTGCCATGGGGGCCTGGTCCCCTCGCAGTCCAGATTGCACTGTGGCCTCCTTCCTTATTCCCCTGGGGCAGAGTGGACCCTGTGTGGGCAGTCGAGGCACAGCAGCCCGATGAAGACATCTGCAGGCCACCTGCCACTCTAGCCTGTGCTGACTGGTGCTACCACTGGCCCTACTCCTTACAAACCCTGAGGGGCAGGTGACGCATGTCCCATCCTGGGGCCCAGGGTGTGCCTGTCTCTTCAAGCCCCGCAGTGGAGTGTGGGGAGGAGCAGTGGAGtgcggggaggagggagggacaccAGGCTCCACCTGATAGCAACTTAAATGCGCTCACTGGGAAGGGGCACCCTCAGGATCTAGGAGGGTATGGGGTGGGTGGGACCTGGCTCTGACATGCTGAAGAGCACCCCTTCTTCCTCGTGGCTAGCTCACCCCAGAAGCCTGCCCCCAGAAGCAAGAGTGACCTATAATAGAAGACAAGCTGGGGCTAGCCAGGCAGAGAACAGGAGCGGAGTGCCAGGAGGAGACATGGCTCAGGAAAGGGCACCAGGGAACAGGGAAGAGGGATGACAGACACTTCAACATGCTAAGTCCACAGAGAGCCTAGGGAGGAGGCTGCAGGTAGCGGAGGAATACAGACTCTCCATGCAAAACTCAGGAGTTTTAATTTTATCCTGCAAATGGAGAATCACTGAGGAATTTCAAGCTGAGAAATAGTGTGGTCCTACCTGCACTTTAGGAATGAGGCATGTAGCACAAACACGTTCGGTCAGCTAGGAGGAGAGGGCATGCCAGGAAAAGTGGCAAGCAGCCCAGGGTGACCCCAGGGTGGTCAGCCAGCAAGGATCAGAGAAGGCCCCCAAGCTGACAGGTGCTGACTCACCTGGGCCCTGTGACCCAGCTCAGTGGGGTACACCAGGCCAGGTGTTCTGGGCAGGTGGTCACACCACCCTCTGAGACCCACCCAAGGATGAGAAGAGGCGCCCAGCAAAGGAAATGGCCTGCTGGACCCCAGCCTGAGCACAGGGGAGACAATCGCTGGATGCGAGTGTGGTGAGTGGGAGCTCCAGGGTGGCCTGGGTCACCAAGAAGTGAGGGGAAACGCAGATCCAGGCCTTGGGGTGCAGCTATCTAATGAGCAGGCAGAGAAAGGGAGTCCAAGAGCAGGACAAAGGAAGGAGAGCTGAAAAGTTGAAAAAGACCACCAGAAGGGAAGCTAAAGAAGGAGTTTCAGAAAGGAAAGAGCCATCAAGGGTGCCACATGTCACAGGGAGATGGTGTGAGGGGAAGAGCAGGGGCCATGCTAGGCAGTCTGGCTGTCCCCATATGAAGGATGAGGGGTGGCAGAGCAGGGCAGGCCCAGGACCCAGCAAGGCAGGTGCCACCATCCTGGTGAGCAGCCAGGATGGCCCTGgccaacaccccccaccccaagggCATAAAATGGCTAAAAAATATGGTCCCAGGAGAACACTGTCCACAGGTACCCAGCACAAGACCAATCGTGCTCTGCAGACCTCAGCCCCaaagaagccctacaaatgcctTCAACTCAACTCCCAGTGCATCAAGGACAACAGGCACACACAGAAAGCAGAGAAGGCTGGCCAGCTGGAACGAGCCCGAGATTCTGGAACCGCCATCTACCAACCACGAAATAACTACATCTTTGCCCTCTGCACCTAGAGAGGAAGACACAGCTGGGGATCATCTGCAGCAGAAGgcaaaaatggataaataagaacaaatcactgtaattttaatagttaaaaactcttaaaatagTTCCTGGTACAGGATAATTATATATGTGCTTTTAAAATCCTatttgaagggctggggttgtggctcagtggtagagtgcttgccttgcatgtgtgaaataaaataaaatcctagtTGAAAgaatgaagtttaaaataaagacatttcagacaaacaaaaacaacattccCTACCAGCTACGCCTCTATATAGGCAACTGATGGACGTTCAAACAAATTCTGCCTCGATTTATAACAGTGCTGTGCAGTGCTTAGTTGCTAACCACATGGGGCTATTCAGTACCtgtttaaagtaaataaaacgAGATTCCATTCCTCAGTACACTGGTAACAGTCCAAGTGTCAGTAACATATTAGTCAGCGAGGGACAGGCCCTCATCACAGAAGTCTTACTGAACAGtctgtttaaaaacatttgacCAGAATTAATGAATCCGACCCACTAGGTGCAGTGTTGCAGGCCCAACAGCGGCAGCACACGGGTTCTCATCAGGATGATGTGGACACATGTAGGACTTTAGCCATCCAGAGACGTAAGTCAAATCTTCACACATCTATAAAACTGAAATCATATGCAATGTATTCTTAAACCACAAAGTAATTAAGCTtgactttaaaaaacttttaaaaaatctctcccATTTTTATTCATACTCCTAAGCAACCATGGCACACTGTGGCCACAGAAACCCTGAAGGTGTTCAGTCAGGAGCCAGGCACCCTGAAGGATCGGGAATTGCATGTTCTGCCAGTCTTACCACACACAGAAGTAAAAGTTGTAAAGCAGCAGGGACAAAAgacatctttttcttatttctgatctTATTGAGAATTTTCCCCAAGTGCCCTCattagccaggtgtgatggtcacacctgtaatcccagctactcaggaggctgaagtggaaGGGACATCAGTTCCTGGCcagatcctgtcacaaaataaaataaaaaatagtgccCTCACTTAGCGTGTCTGTAGTAGGTTTCTGTaatatagggttttttttaagataaatatatttcCTTGTCTGTGTTCTATACATACGTGTAAAACTTCATCAATTTTTGTGACTATTTTTAAGAATCATATCTAAACTAGAAAATGTGTTTAACTGAGTCAAAACACAGCATGACAAAAATGCAGCATGTAGCTGAAGCGATAATCAGGaaatgtactattttaaaaagatcagaTCAAGAAAGAAAGGCAGGGAAAGCAGCTGAGCATCCACCTCACAAAGTAAGAATGATTAGAACAAGCCGGAAGAAAATGGCAGCAAGGAGCAGAGATCACCCACAGAGCCAAGGACTAGTTTggggaaaaactaaaagaattcacaaaccATGGTAGCCcaacaggagagaaagaaagaaaaaatgcaaataaatcaaGAGGGGGTCCGAGTCAAATGAGCACTGAAAACATGTGCAAGTAGCCTCTCCTTGCCCAGCCCATGGGGGAGGGAGGTCAAGGACAAGTCAAAGGCACGAAGGCAAAGGACAAGGGGGGTGAGGACCTCAGCACAAACTGCCAGCAGAACCAGTGGGGCAAGGGGCGGAGGCCACAACCAGCCCCACTGGCTGAGCCATCCCAACCGCCTGAGGACCAGGCACCCAGGACAGGAGCCAGTAGGTCCTGAGAAGGCTGTCCTGCCAAAGGTCCAGCACCGACCAGTCAGCACCCAGCCCCACAAGCAGCTCTGAGAATGCAAGGGCTATGCCTCCATCTTCCCACTGGGCCTGAGCAGACTTCTGTAACTCCTGGGGCCTGAACAGGTCAGAGAGGTGCTGTCTGACAGATCACAAAGGGCAGCAGAGCCTCCGCCAACTCGTCTTGGCACTGCCCTGGGAGGCCAGCAGAGGTGGTCAGGAGGGCCAGGCTCAGGGAGAGGTCCCGCATTGGGTGGACCCAGTGGCTCCAGCTAGGCAGAGGCTGAAGTCAGACAAGACATCCCAAGGCCGGGTGCCAGGGCAGAACTGAGGCCACAGAAACCTCAGCACTACAAGGAGCCTAGTCTAAGCCACTCTGGCTCAGAGCAATCCAGCCACAGAACTGGTTGTTTCCCTTCCACCAGGGGACATGTGGGTTGCTAGATGACAGGAAGCACAGGGGCCTGGGATCtgggctctggctctggctcGGGCTTGTCTCAGGCTCAGCTTGGGCTCCCAGGTCCGCCCACATACAGGAATGTCATGGGTGACACCTTCCAGAAAACAGAATTCAATGAAGGCCTCTCAGTGAGGAGGGCAAACAGAGACAGGGAGCCCTCCTCCAGGCTTATTCATTCCCCTGAGGCAAGGGGCACTCGCCACCTGGGAAAGGTCACAC of Marmota flaviventris isolate mMarFla1 chromosome 12, mMarFla1.hap1, whole genome shotgun sequence contains these proteins:
- the Ccsap gene encoding centriole, cilia and spindle-associated protein isoform X2, giving the protein MQTSLGHAGFSSLGCASMSDIAGSYALPVKDVEEKPEQQTRVKETDRLPAGVKPRQQPSALFARGSRKAVRSPQRSSTKIKENKHPFALYGWGERQTDTGSQKTHNVCASASVHEIHESALRARSRRQEEKRKLAAQRQRAHSVEVQRGRTARAPSAENPWVTEYMRCFSARA
- the Ccsap gene encoding centriole, cilia and spindle-associated protein isoform X1, translating into MSPGSGVKSEYMKRYREPRWDEYAPCYRELLRYRLGRRLLEQAHAPWLWDAWGPDCASDDSASSAASGPAPRCALADPEEASEASEAAEAAEASAREEPERPAGERGAEAGDEQDAAQPALPVKDVEEKPEQQTRVKETDRLPAGVKPRQQPSALFARGSRKAVRSPQRSSTKIKENKHPFALYGWGERQTDTGSQKTHNVCASASVHEIHESALRARSRRQEEKRKLAAQRQRAHSVEVQRGRTARAPSAENPWVTEYMRCFSARA